DNA from Mesorhizobium loti R88b:
AATGAGGAAGCCGGTCAAATCCTACGCAATTCGTTCACCGGGTTTTTTGAAAGCTTATTTAGAACCCTGTGCCAAGATGATCCATCGGGATTTCGAGCGGGCAACTCATAAAGTCATGACAGGTTCCATACTCATAGTCGATGACGATCCCGTGCAGCGCCGGCTGCTCGAGGCGGCGGTGACGCGGTTCGGCCACACGGCAATCGTTACCGACGGCGGCGCCGCTGGTCTCGACGTGCTCGACGGACCAAGCGCCCGCGACGTCTCGGTGGTCATTCTCGATCTGGTCATGCCCGGTCTCGACGGCATCGGCGTGCTGAAGGCGATGCGCGAGCGCGACATCACCGTGCCGGTCATCGTGCAGACCGCCCAGGGCGGGATCGAGACCGTGGTTTCGGCGATGCGCCACGGCGCCTTCGATTTCGTCGTCAAGCCGGCCTCTCCCGACAGGCTGCAGGCGTCGATCGCCAATGCGCTCAAGGTCGAGGCGGTCGAGGGCGAGGTCAAGCGCACGTCGCGCAAGCGCGGCGGGCTTTTGACCTTCAGGGACATGATCACCCACAGTCCGGCGATGGACAGGGTGATCCGCCTCGGCCAGAAGGCGGCGGCGTCCAACATCCCGATCCTGATCGAAGGCGAATCCGGCGTTGGCAAGGAACTGGTGGCGCGCGCCATCCAGGGCACCGGCGATCGCCGCTCAAAACCGTTCGTTACCGTCAATTGCGGTGCCATCCCCGACAATCTGGTAGAATCGATCCTCTTCGGTCACGAGAAGGGTTCGTTCACCGGCGCCACCGACAAGCACACCGGCAAGTTCGTCGAGGCGCATTCCGGCACGCTGTTCCTGGACGAGATCGGTGACCTGCCGCTCGACGTCCAGGTCAAGCTGTTGCGCGCCGTGCAGGACGGCGAGGTCGATCCGGTCGGCGGCCG
Protein-coding regions in this window:
- a CDS encoding sigma-54-dependent transcriptional regulator, whose translation is MTGSILIVDDDPVQRRLLEAAVTRFGHTAIVTDGGAAGLDVLDGPSARDVSVVILDLVMPGLDGIGVLKAMRERDITVPVIVQTAQGGIETVVSAMRHGAFDFVVKPASPDRLQASIANALKVEAVEGEVKRTSRKRGGLLTFRDMITHSPAMDRVIRLGQKAAASNIPILIEGESGVGKELVARAIQGTGDRRSKPFVTVNCGAIPDNLVESILFGHEKGSFTGATDKHTGKFVEAHSGTLFLDEIGDLPLDVQVKLLRAVQDGEVDPVGGRATVRVDIRLISATHRNLLQQVKDGKFREDLFYRLNVYPIFVPPLRDRRDDIPHLVTHFMEKVAPADPRRRLQGISAAALAVLQAYDWPGNIRQLENAVFRASVLCEGDVLDVDDFPQIRAQVEGTVDLKTDGNLAADGNLETEIAAPPSLEPRDDDLLAGEAGPTAAPEQPSRLQPRFGMLRALDERGNVRALADVELEMIKLAIDHYNGQMSEVARRLGIGRSTLYRKLKEYGIDPETGRVERLAS